AGGTCGACCTGGGAGGAGACGTACTCCTTCGCCACGAGGTTCATCCCGTCGTAGACCGAGCTTATCATCGCGAAGTCGGCCCCCCGGTAGAGCGCGGCCAGGTCGTTATGGCTGAACCTGCTCTCCATGTACTCCACGGGCCTCCAGTCCGCCGTCGAGTACCTGGCGTTCAATGCCGCCGCCTTCTTCCTTACCCTCTCCATGTAGCTCAAGTAGGGCTCCACCTTCCTGGTGGGCACGGCTATCTGCACGAAGGTGAACTTGCCCTTGAACCTCGGGTACTTCGCGAACAGGAACTCCACGGCCTCGAGCGACTTTATTATGCCCTTGGTGTACTCGAGCCTGTCAACGCTGAGCCCGAGCATGACCCCGTCGAGCTTCCTCTCCTTCTTGAACCTCTCGAAGAACCTCCCCGACCTCCTGGCCAGGGCCGCCCTCTCGAACCACTCGAAGTCCACGCTTATGGGGAAAGACTTTACCTTCGTGATATGGCCCCGGTATTTGATGTACCTGCCCTTGATCTCGACGGAGGTGCCGAACTCCATGGCCGCGCACCTCATGAAGTTCCTGCAGAAGGAGTCGAGTTGGAAGCCGATGAGGTCGTTCGCCAGGAGCCCCTCCAGTATCTCTCGGCCCTGGGGACAGGCCCTGAAGACGTCGTGCGGGGGCCACGGTATGTGCCAGAAGATCGAAAGCTTCAGGTCGGGCCTCTTCTCTTTTATATAGGCGGCGCATATGGCCAG
The DNA window shown above is from Thermodesulfobacteriota bacterium and carries:
- a CDS encoding trehalose-6-phosphate synthase codes for the protein MKTVSREKLIVVSNREPYTFKKGRAEKTVGGLVSALDPVMRASKGVWIASGSDAGRVMVPPDDPSYTMRLVPLTQRDIEGYYNGYSNRFLWPLCHITLDRIYLKKSYWQSYKKVNALFADAIVEEARKKGTRVWLQDYHLAICAAYIKEKRPDLKLSIFWHIPWPPHDVFRACPQGREILEGLLANDLIGFQLDSFCRNFMRCAAMEFGTSVEIKGRYIKYRGHITKVKSFPISVDFEWFERAALARRSGRFFERFKKERKLDGVMLGLSVDRLEYTKGIIKSLEAVEFLFAKYPRFKGKFTFVQIAVPTRKVEPYLSYMERVRKKAAALNARYSTADWRPVEYMESRFSHNDLAALYRGADFAMISSVYDGMNLVAKEYVSSQVDLKGALLVSEFAGAAEDVPGITTINPYDTESCADSIKEALEADPAKKRKAMGRARAYVSRNDIYKWVEDVLGEMKGLG